A genomic window from Candidatus Omnitrophota bacterium includes:
- a CDS encoding RNA polymerase sigma factor, with protein sequence MQKLGDEAVMLKYQDGDVSAMDELLIRYKRPVYQFAFRLSRNEAEAKDIAQEVFLRVHQYRAAYRPTGKFSTWIFGIAHNVFVDRFRKAKWLISWPKRHGLQEEDIEVESPDPSPLEVATQNDLQETIKKCIQSLPFLQKEAIILREYENLDYAEIAKILKKPEGTIKTLIYRARQRLKEKLLPYIEGGLQ encoded by the coding sequence ATGCAGAAGCTTGGTGACGAAGCTGTAATGCTGAAATACCAGGATGGAGACGTGTCGGCTATGGACGAATTATTGATCCGCTACAAAAGGCCGGTTTATCAATTTGCTTTCCGCCTCAGCCGGAATGAGGCAGAAGCAAAGGATATTGCGCAGGAGGTCTTTTTGCGGGTTCATCAATACCGCGCCGCCTACAGGCCTACAGGCAAGTTCTCTACATGGATATTCGGCATTGCGCACAATGTCTTCGTTGACAGGTTTCGCAAAGCTAAGTGGCTTATCAGTTGGCCGAAACGCCATGGATTACAAGAGGAAGACATAGAAGTTGAAAGCCCGGACCCTTCTCCGCTTGAAGTAGCAACGCAGAACGATCTGCAGGAAACAATTAAAAAATGCATACAGTCCCTGCCTTTTCTCCAAAAAGAAGCGATCATTCTGCGTGAGTATGAAAATCTGGATTACGCTGAAATAGCGAAAATCCTAAAAAAACCCGAAGGCACAATCAAAACCTTAATATATCGGGCAAGGCAGCGCCTTAAAGAGAAACTTCTTCCCTATATAGAGGGAGGTTTACAATGA